The segment GCCGTCGATCGGCTTCACGAACGACCAGAGCAGATTGCCGCCCGCCGGGGTGGAGGAGCCGGTCTTGATGCCGTCGACACCGTCCTCCATCAGCGCCGAATCGTTGCCGTTGCGAATGAACCCGGCGCCGGGGATATCCATCTGCGTGGTGTTGGTGATCTCCCGCAGCACCTCGTTGTTCATGACCGCCTCGGCCAGCTTGAGCTGGTCCTCCGGGGTGGATGTGGTGGTCTTCTTGAAGCCGCTGGGGTCGGTGTAGACGGTGTTGTTCATGCCCAGGCTCTTGGCGGCCTCGTTCATCTTCGCGACGAAGGCGGCCTCGGAACCGGCGTGCCAGCGGGCCAGCAGCCGGGCGGCGTTGTTCCCGGACGGGATCATCGTGAGCTGGAGCATCTGCTTCATCGTGTACTCCTGCCCCTCGGACAGGTTCGCCAGGGACTCCGAGCCGCGCAGCTTCTCGGTCTCCTCGGCGGCCTGCTTGTCGACCTTGATCTTCCTGCCCTCCTCGCCCTTCTTCAGGGGGCGGTCGCGGAGGACGACGTACGCGGTCATGGCCTTGGCGACGCTCGCGGTCGGGGCGACCTGCTGCGGGCCGTAGGTACCGATCGTGCCGACGCCCTCGACCGCGACGGCGCCCTGTCCGTCGGCCGGGAACGGCAGGGTCAGCTTGGCGCCCTTGAAGGTGAAGGTGGGCTGGGTGGACAGCTCCAGGTCGGACGGCGGCAGCGGGCGCAGTATCTGTGCCACCGCGCCGACGATCACGAGCAGCAGCACCAGCGGGGTCCAGATCTTGAACCGCCGGGCCACCTTGCGCATCGGGGTGGGCGGGGTGTTGGTCAGCTCGGCGAGCAGGTCCATCGGCGGCAGCGGCGGCATCGGCTGCTGCCGGGTCCGCTCGGCCTCGGCGAACCCGGCGGGCTCCGGCACGGGCGGCGCGGTGGCGGCCGGGGCCGCCGGAACGGCGGGCGCGGGCTTCGGCTCGGTGCTCTTCAGCGGTACGAAGGTGCTGGCCCCGCGGTCGGCGTCGGCGGCCGGGGCCTCGGCGGCGGCCTTCGCGGTGCCGGTGCTCTTGCCGGGGGCCTCGCGGTGGTCCGTACCGGCGTCCCCGGCCGGGTCGCTCTCCGGGCGGGGGGCGGGGGGCAGCTTCAGGGCGGTGGTGGGGCTGTCCACGGCGGGCGCGTCGGCCCCCGGCTTGCGCAGGGCGCCGAGAACGGCGGTCGGAGTGTCGACGGCGGGCTTGTCCTCGCCGGACCCCTCGTCGGCCTTCTCCTCGTCGCCGTCGTCGTCGCTCTTGCCCGCGTCGGTGTCGGCGTCCGCGTCCGTGTCGGTGTCGGCGGGCTCCTCACGGGTCACGGTGGCCACTGCGCCGCGGTCACCGTCACCCTCCTCGTCGCCCTCGTCATCGTCGGCGGCGTCGTCGGCGGCGTCGTCGGCAGGCGCGGAATCGGCCGCGGCCTCTGGGGACTCCGTACCGGACTCCTCGGCCTCGGCCTCGTCCGCAGCCTCGACCGGGTCGCCGTCCCCGGGCCCGTCCTCGCCGTCCCGGCCCTCCGTGGAGGCGTCCGGTGTGTCCTCAGCGGCCTCGGTGGCCTCTTCAGCACCCTCGGGCGCCTCCGGGGCCTCCCGGGGCTTCTCGGGGGCGCTCAGCGACGGCGCGGGCACCACCGCGGTCACTTCGGCGGTGGGGGCGTCCGCGCCGGCCGCCAGCGCACGCCGCGCGGCCTCCCGGACCTCCTCGTCCGCGTCCGAGTCCGCATCAACGTCCACAGCCGCATCCGTGTCCGTGTCCGTGTCCGTGCCGGTGTCCGTGCCGGTGTCCGGGTCGCCGGTGTCCCGGTCAGTCTCCGCGTCCGTCTCCGCGTCCGTCTCCGCGTCCGGATCCGGCGGCAGTGTGAAGACCGCCGTCGGCTGGTCGGTGTGGACCGCCGTCGCAAGCCGGGGGTCGCGCTCGCCCGGAGCCGTCTCCCCCGACGACTTCCGCTGCTCCGACCTGTCGGGGGACTCGCCCGCCACCGTGCCTCCTCGATGAACCATGAAAGTCGCTCTGCACCTGCCGCTGGGAACCGCAGCCGCCCGTATGGTCCGTCGGACGATCCGGTGGGTGGTCCCGCAGAAGATCCTTCAGAAATACAGGCGGTCGCTGCGCTCCGCCCAACCGGGGCCCGTGTTGTCCGAACCATCTCTCAGTGTCCTGTGTGAGAACACGCTCCCTGCCCCTAGACGAGAACGACATACCTACTGGTTCCCATACAAAGCACTCAGGCGCTCTCGACAGACCAATGTGAGAGGGGTCACCCTGTCATTCATCCACGCGGGGAGGCATGGATGGGCAGGAGCCGCAGAACACTTCCGGAAGAGCTGCTGCTGCTCGCTCTGGACCCGACCACGGGTACCACAGCGCAGCCGCAGTCGCTCGACCTCGGCCTTGCCGGAGCCCAGCTTGTGGAGCTGGCTCTGGCGGGACGGATAGCCCCGGACGGGGATCGTATCGCCGTGGTGATGCCACGGCCGACAGGAGATCCGACACTGGACTCCGCACTGGAGTTGCTGCGCCGCCGCGGCAGTCCGGTCCGGGCGGTCCACTGGATCGGCGGGCCCCGGCTGGGGCTGCGTCAGATCTATCTCGCGCATCTGGAGCGCTGCGGCATGGTCCATGCCGTCGCCGGCCAGATGTGCGGCGTACTGCCGACAACTCGCTACCAGGCGACGGACACGGCGATCAGCCGCGACATCAGGGCCCGGCTGGACAGCGCGATCCGTACCGGTGTGCCACCGGATCCGCGGACCGCGGCGCTCGCCGCGCTGGCCCATGCGGTCGGCCTGGGCAAGCATCTGTATCCCGGTAACGAGGGCCGTTCGTCCCGTTCCAGGCTGCGGGACCTGATCAGACACGACCCGATGGGCGGTCTCGTGGCGCATGCCGTGATGGATGTCCAGAACGGCGCGGCCGTGCAACCGCGCCGTGCTCCGGGCACCCCGGGCGGCAACAACAGGCAGAGCGCGGGTGTCGCGATGCCACAGCGCCGCTCGGGGATGGCCCGGGTCGCCGCGCACTGAATTCGCGCAAGGGATGCGCGGGGTGGTCGGCGGCCGCCCCGCGCATTCGCCTGTCCGGTCCGGTGCGGGGGCCCGCCCTCATATCAGGCCGTCGCGCGTGTGGCCATTTCGCAGCGCACCGGCATCCGTTGGTGGCAATCTGCTGAGCAGTAAGTACGCTCAGCTACTTCAGCGGAGGTGCTGTTCCGTGGCATCCAACGTCAACCCCACCGTCCGGCGGCGCCGTCTGGGCCAGGAGCTGCGCCGGCTCCGCGAGCTCAAGAGCATGACGGCGGAGGAGGTGGCAGACCGGCTCCTGGTCTCCCAGTCGAAGATCAGCAGACTGGAGAACGGCCGCCGGTCCATCAGTCAGCGGGATGTCCGTGACCTCTGCGGGGTGTACGCGGTCGAGGATCACCGGGTCGTCGAATCGCTGATGCAGATGGCCAAGGACTCCCGCCAGCAGGGCTGGTGGCACGCGTTCGGGGACATCCCGTACAGCGTCTACATCGGTCTGGAGACGGACGCGGCCAATCTGCGGGTGTACGAACCGCAGGTGGTGCCGGGGCTGCTCCAGATCCGGCCGTACGCCGAAGCCGTGGTCGCGGGCGCCGCGCCGGAGAACAGTCAGGCCGAGATCGACAAGCGGGTCAATGTCCGGATGCGCCGCCAGGGCCGGGTGAAGGACGACGAGCAGCCGCTGCGCCTGTGGGCGGTGATCGACGAGGCGGCGCTGCGCCGGATCATCGGCAGCCGGCATGTGATGCAGGAGCAGTTGGAGTATCTGGTCGCGATGGGCCAGCTGCCGCATGTGACCGTGCAGGTGCTGCCGTTCGACATGGGCGCCCATCCCGGGATCAACGGCCAGTACGCGATCCTGGAGTTCCCGGACGCGGCCGACTCCAGCGTCGTCTACATCGAGGGCGTCACCAGCGATCTCTATCTGGAGAAGGGCCCGGACGTCCACAAGTACACGGTCATGTACGAGCACCTGCGGGCGCAGGCGCTGAACGTGGAGCAGTCGCGGGCCTTCATCGAAGGCATCGCGAAGGAGTACGCGCGCAGGCCCTGAGGCCGGTCTCCCGGGCGCTGACCACAGCGCCCGGCGGATGGAAGTGGCGGAAGATACACCCCTGTCAGCGCTCAGTGGAAGGGTCGGATGGAATATGCCATCCGACCGAGTGAATGGCTGTCCCGGCCCCGGGGTCCGGCGAGTAGCGTCGCAGACGTCAACGGTTCACCAACAAAGCACCAACACAACGTCAACGGAGGGCACGGGAGCACTCGCTTCCACCGCACGTTGTCGGTGCTCGGTCCCCTTACTGCCGAACTGCCGAAGCGGAGACAATCATGGCCATTATTCAGGGCGCCACCGACACCTGGACCAAGTCCTCGTACTCCGGGGGCAACGGTGCCTGCGTCGAGGTGAAGTCCCCCGTCGTCGCCGAGATCGCGGTCCGGGACTCGAAGGTCCCCGCGGGCCCACGGATCACGTTCGTGCCCGGTGCGTGGAACGCGTTCGTCACCGAGGCCGGCCGGGGCGCCTTCCGGGCGAGCTGACCGGCCGGACATCCCCCGGCGGCCCGACCGCCGCCTGCCGCACGAAGAGCCCTCTCGACTGGTCCGCCGTCCCGGCCGAGGGGGCTCGGTCCTTTCCGGAATCCTCCGCCGGGTTCCGGAATCAGCCACCGGGCCGCTCAATCCGCCGCCGGGTTCCGGGATTCCGGAAGTCTCCGTCAGGATGCCGCGGGTTCCTCCCTCAGCCGGTCCACATAGCGGTCCGTACCCGGGATCGTGGGGATGAACGGCG is part of the Streptomyces qinzhouensis genome and harbors:
- a CDS encoding DUF397 domain-containing protein, producing the protein MAIIQGATDTWTKSSYSGGNGACVEVKSPVVAEIAVRDSKVPAGPRITFVPGAWNAFVTEAGRGAFRAS
- a CDS encoding helix-turn-helix domain-containing protein: MASNVNPTVRRRRLGQELRRLRELKSMTAEEVADRLLVSQSKISRLENGRRSISQRDVRDLCGVYAVEDHRVVESLMQMAKDSRQQGWWHAFGDIPYSVYIGLETDAANLRVYEPQVVPGLLQIRPYAEAVVAGAAPENSQAEIDKRVNVRMRRQGRVKDDEQPLRLWAVIDEAALRRIIGSRHVMQEQLEYLVAMGQLPHVTVQVLPFDMGAHPGINGQYAILEFPDAADSSVVYIEGVTSDLYLEKGPDVHKYTVMYEHLRAQALNVEQSRAFIEGIAKEYARRP
- a CDS encoding D-alanyl-D-alanine carboxypeptidase family protein, with the translated sequence MAGESPDRSEQRKSSGETAPGERDPRLATAVHTDQPTAVFTLPPDPDAETDAETDAETDRDTGDPDTGTDTGTDTDTDTDAAVDVDADSDADEEVREAARRALAAGADAPTAEVTAVVPAPSLSAPEKPREAPEAPEGAEEATEAAEDTPDASTEGRDGEDGPGDGDPVEAADEAEAEESGTESPEAAADSAPADDAADDAADDDEGDEEGDGDRGAVATVTREEPADTDTDADADTDAGKSDDDGDEEKADEGSGEDKPAVDTPTAVLGALRKPGADAPAVDSPTTALKLPPAPRPESDPAGDAGTDHREAPGKSTGTAKAAAEAPAADADRGASTFVPLKSTEPKPAPAVPAAPAATAPPVPEPAGFAEAERTRQQPMPPLPPMDLLAELTNTPPTPMRKVARRFKIWTPLVLLLVIVGAVAQILRPLPPSDLELSTQPTFTFKGAKLTLPFPADGQGAVAVEGVGTIGTYGPQQVAPTASVAKAMTAYVVLRDRPLKKGEEGRKIKVDKQAAEETEKLRGSESLANLSEGQEYTMKQMLQLTMIPSGNNAARLLARWHAGSEAAFVAKMNEAAKSLGMNNTVYTDPSGFKKTTTSTPEDQLKLAEAVMNNEVLREITNTTQMDIPGAGFIRNGNDSALMEDGVDGIKTGSSTPAGGNLLWSFVKPIDGTLYRINGITMNARTGDSPYEKTQSAIKYSKAMIEAARKGLMGATIVKKGEAVGYLDNGLGGRVPVMATRDLKAVGWGGLELRLNLTMKKGELPRSGNAGDVMGELSIGSGADKQTVPVALRENLAEPSLTDKLTRLG
- a CDS encoding GOLPH3/VPS74 family protein, which encodes MGRSRRTLPEELLLLALDPTTGTTAQPQSLDLGLAGAQLVELALAGRIAPDGDRIAVVMPRPTGDPTLDSALELLRRRGSPVRAVHWIGGPRLGLRQIYLAHLERCGMVHAVAGQMCGVLPTTRYQATDTAISRDIRARLDSAIRTGVPPDPRTAALAALAHAVGLGKHLYPGNEGRSSRSRLRDLIRHDPMGGLVAHAVMDVQNGAAVQPRRAPGTPGGNNRQSAGVAMPQRRSGMARVAAH